TTGTCCCAGTGGTGGATTTTGATGCCTTCGTAGGTGTCGTAGGGAAATCCACAAGGAACTGGCACCTTGTTGCGACGCCCAGATCCGGGCCTCGAAATCCAATGGAGTACCCGCCATTCCTTACGCTCCCACTGCTTTGCAGTGCAGCATGACTATATCGCCATGCCCGCTGGCATTACATTTGCACAAGGGAATGCGCTCCGGATCTGCGGCCTTTCGCAACCGGGACTGCAAAGCAAGAAGGACATGACATCCACCAAGGAGAATATCCCATGGCGCTTTTGGAACGCGCAGCGTGGTACGACATTGCCCGCACAACGAACTGGACGCCGACGTACGTCGCCGAGTCCGACCTTTTCCCGGAGGTCATGGCAGGGGCACAGGGCGTGCCCATGGAAGTCTGGGAAACCTATGACGAGCCCTACAAGACATCGTATCCAGAATATGTCCGCATTCAGCGCGACAAGGACGCTGGCGCCTACTCCGTGAAGGCCGCGCTGGAGCGCAGCCGCATGTTCGAGAACGCCGATCCCGGCTGGCTGTCTATCCTGAAGGCACATTACGGCGCCATCGCGCTCGGCGAATACGCAGCGATGAGCGCCGAGGCACGAATGGCCCGCTTCGGCCGCGCGCCAGGGATGCGCAACATGGCGACGTTTGGCATGCTTGACGAGAACCGTCACGGGCAATTGCAACTCTACTTTCCGCACGACTACTGCCCAAAGGATCGTCAGTTTGACTGGGCGCACAAGGCCTATCACACCAACGAATGGGCCGCGATCGCTGCCCGCAGTACCTTCGACGACCTATTCATGTCGCGCAGCGCGATCGAGATCGCCGTGATGCTTACGTTTGCCTTCGAAACCGGTTTCACCAACATGCAGTTCCTCGGGCTGGCGGCCGATGCGGCGGAAGCCGGCGACTTTACGTTCGCCAGCCTCATTTCAAGCATCCAGACGGACGAGTCACGGCACGCGCAGATCGGCGGCCCGGCACTGCAGATCCTGCTGGCCAACGGGCGCAAGGAGCAGGCGCAGCAGCTCGTGGACGTGGCCATTGCACGCGCATGGCGCCTGTTCTCCCTGCTGACCGGCACGTCGATGGACTACGCTACGCCGCTGCAGCATCGCAAGGAGTCATTCAAGGCGTTCGTGACGGAATGGATCGTCGGCCAGTTCGAGCGCACCCTGATAGACCTCGGTCTCGACCTGCCCTGGTACTGGGACCAGATGATCAATGAGTTCGACTACCAGCACCATGCTTACCAGCTGAGCATCTGGTTCTGGAGGCCAACCATCTGGTGGAATCCGGCCGCCGGCATGACGCCGGACTGCCGTGATTGGCTCGAAGAAAAGTATTCCGGCTGGAATGACACGTTTGGCAAGGCCTGGGACGTCATCATCGACAACCTGCTCGCGGGCAGGAAGGAGCTCACCGTCCCCGAGACGTTGCCCATTGTGTGCAACATGAGCCAGTTGCCAATCTGCGCGGTGCCGGGCAGTGGCTGGAACGTCAGGGATTATCCGCTCGAGTACAACGGCCGCACGTACCACTTCAATTCCGAGATCGACCGTTGGGTTTTCCAACAGGACCCCGTGCGTTACCGCGACCACCTGACCCTGGTCGACCGTTTCCTCGCCGGGCACATCCAGCCGCCCGACCTGGGGGGGGCACTCCTGTACATGAACCTCGCCCCCGGCGAGATTGGCGACGACGCACACCATTGCGCATGGGTGGCGGCATACCGCCGCCAGCGCGAACAGAACAAGACCGCCTGATGCGGCCATCAGATGGATAATGACATGGCACTGTTTCCAGTGATTTCGAATTTTCAATACGACTTCGTGCTGCAGCTCGTCGCCGTCGATACGGAGAACTCGATGGACGAGGTAGCGGCGGCCGCCGCGCACCATTCAGTCGGCCGTCGCGTAGCGCCTCAGCCCGGCAAGGTCTTGCGGGTGCGGCGCCAGGGGAGCGACCATTTCTATCCCCGCGACGCCCGGCTCGGCGACACCGATATCAAGCCGATGGAGTCACTCGAATTCATTTTTTGCGATGCATAAGGACACCAAAAATTTCCAGACAGTCTCCACACTCGACGAGCTGTGGGAAGGCGACATGGCCGAGGTCGTGGTGGACAGCCACGTCATCGTACTTGTCCGCCCACGAAGCGGCACGCCACGCGCATTCCAAGGCATCTGCCCGCACCAGGACATTCCGCTCGTAGAGGGAAATTTCGACGGGCGCGTACTGATGTGCCGGGCCCACCAGTGGACATTCGACGCCAACACAGGCAGGGGCATCAACCCCAGTGGATCCCGTCTCGCAGAGTATGCCATCAGGGTAGATGGTGACGACATACTTATCGCTGTCGAAGGCGTCGAACCACTGTTCGCCAATTGCTGATATTGCAAAGGAATCGATCATGAGCAGGGATCACAACACCGCCGAGGCGTACCGAAATAACCGCGTCGGCCCCGTGCTTCGCGCCAGCAGCATCACGTCCGGCGTCATCGAGGCCGCGCGGGAAGACAATCCGGGTAAGGAGATCCGTGTCGACGACAAGCTCGCATACGTGCGCATCGACACCGACGGCGAACTGATCCTGCGCCGAGCTACGCTGGAGGATACGCTGGGCCGCCCGTTCAGGATGTCCGAGCTGGAGGTCAACCTCAGCTCGTTCGCGGGCCGCATCGAGACCACGGACGACTACGTCCTCTTCTATTACAAAAAGACGCTGTAACCGGAGACGAGCATGACTACTCAACCGGACGTCCTCAAGCCGCTAAAGACCTGGAGCCACCTGGCCGCGCGGCGGCGCAAACCAAGCGAGTACGAGATCGTCTCGACGAATCTGCACTACACGACCGACAACCCCCACGCGCCGTTCGAACTCGATCCGAATTTCGAGATGGCGCAGTGGTTCAAGCGTCACCGCAACGCCTCGCCGCTGAAACACGCTGACTGGAACGCCTTTCGGGACCCCGACGAGCTCGTCTACCGCACCTACAACATTCTGCAGGACGGTCAGGAAACCTATGTGTCCGGTCTGCTGGACCAATTTTCCCAGCGCGGCCACGACTCCATGCTGGAGCACTCCTGGGCCGGCACGCTGGCGCGACTGTACACGCCGGCACGTTATCTGTTCCACACACTGCAAATGGGATCGGCCTACGTGACGCAGATGGCCCCCGCCTCCACGATCTCGAACTGCGCCGCCTACCAGACCGCCGACTCGCTGCGTTGGCTCACCCACACCGCGTATCGAACGCGAGAGCTGTCTCAGATCTTCAGCGACGTGGGCTTTGGCACCGACGAGCGCAGATGCTGGGAGCAAGATCCGGCCTGGCAGGGTTGGCGCAAGCTGGCCGAACACGCGCTCGTTGCATGGGACTGGGCAGAGTCCTTCGTCGCCTGCAGTCTAGTATTGAAGCCGGCGATGGAGGAAGTGGTCTTGCGCGGGCTTGGCGAGGCGGCGCGCCACAACGGCGACACCCTGCTCGGCTTGCTGACTGACGCGCAGCTTGCCGACGCCCAGCGGCACCGGCGCTGGGCCGGCGCGCTCGTCCGCATGGCCCTGGAGACCCCAGGCAATCGTGACGTGCTGGCCGGCTCGATTTCCCGGTGGGCGGGGCTCGCGGACGATGCGATTGCGGCCTACGGCGCGGCGTTGCCCGACGCGCCGAACACGAAGGCACGTGCCTGCGCGGCCGTGCGCGATTTCTGGGACATCATCGGCCTGGCGGGCCTGTAACGCAAGAAGTGTCGGGAGATGCGACTCGACAGCCAGCATTGGAGCCCTATGAAATGCCAG
The Cupriavidus taiwanensis LMG 19424 DNA segment above includes these coding regions:
- a CDS encoding toluene-4-monooxygenase system B family protein encodes the protein MALFPVISNFQYDFVLQLVAVDTENSMDEVAAAAAHHSVGRRVAPQPGKVLRVRRQGSDHFYPRDARLGDTDIKPMESLEFIFCDA
- a CDS encoding ferritin family protein; translated protein: MALLERAAWYDIARTTNWTPTYVAESDLFPEVMAGAQGVPMEVWETYDEPYKTSYPEYVRIQRDKDAGAYSVKAALERSRMFENADPGWLSILKAHYGAIALGEYAAMSAEARMARFGRAPGMRNMATFGMLDENRHGQLQLYFPHDYCPKDRQFDWAHKAYHTNEWAAIAARSTFDDLFMSRSAIEIAVMLTFAFETGFTNMQFLGLAADAAEAGDFTFASLISSIQTDESRHAQIGGPALQILLANGRKEQAQQLVDVAIARAWRLFSLLTGTSMDYATPLQHRKESFKAFVTEWIVGQFERTLIDLGLDLPWYWDQMINEFDYQHHAYQLSIWFWRPTIWWNPAAGMTPDCRDWLEEKYSGWNDTFGKAWDVIIDNLLAGRKELTVPETLPIVCNMSQLPICAVPGSGWNVRDYPLEYNGRTYHFNSEIDRWVFQQDPVRYRDHLTLVDRFLAGHIQPPDLGGALLYMNLAPGEIGDDAHHCAWVAAYRRQREQNKTA
- a CDS encoding MmoB/DmpM family protein, giving the protein MSRDHNTAEAYRNNRVGPVLRASSITSGVIEAAREDNPGKEIRVDDKLAYVRIDTDGELILRRATLEDTLGRPFRMSELEVNLSSFAGRIETTDDYVLFYYKKTL
- a CDS encoding Rieske 2Fe-2S domain-containing protein, translated to MHKDTKNFQTVSTLDELWEGDMAEVVVDSHVIVLVRPRSGTPRAFQGICPHQDIPLVEGNFDGRVLMCRAHQWTFDANTGRGINPSGSRLAEYAIRVDGDDILIAVEGVEPLFANC
- a CDS encoding aromatic/alkene monooxygenase hydroxylase subunit beta, which translates into the protein MTTQPDVLKPLKTWSHLAARRRKPSEYEIVSTNLHYTTDNPHAPFELDPNFEMAQWFKRHRNASPLKHADWNAFRDPDELVYRTYNILQDGQETYVSGLLDQFSQRGHDSMLEHSWAGTLARLYTPARYLFHTLQMGSAYVTQMAPASTISNCAAYQTADSLRWLTHTAYRTRELSQIFSDVGFGTDERRCWEQDPAWQGWRKLAEHALVAWDWAESFVACSLVLKPAMEEVVLRGLGEAARHNGDTLLGLLTDAQLADAQRHRRWAGALVRMALETPGNRDVLAGSISRWAGLADDAIAAYGAALPDAPNTKARACAAVRDFWDIIGLAGL